A genomic stretch from Haloarchaeobius amylolyticus includes:
- a CDS encoding prefoldin subunit beta, which yields MQGNLPPEAQEKIEELQDLQETAQQVAQQKQSADSQLTEAQTALDELENIDEDTQMFREVGELFVATDYEEAKEALDEKVSSLEIRVETLEKQEERVQQQFESLQQELQEMLGGMGGGMGGAGGA from the coding sequence ATGCAAGGAAATCTGCCGCCGGAGGCACAGGAGAAGATCGAGGAACTCCAGGACCTGCAGGAGACCGCACAGCAGGTCGCCCAGCAGAAGCAGTCCGCGGACTCGCAGCTGACAGAGGCCCAGACCGCGCTCGACGAGCTCGAGAACATCGACGAGGACACGCAGATGTTCCGCGAGGTCGGTGAGCTCTTCGTCGCCACCGACTACGAGGAGGCCAAGGAGGCCCTCGACGAGAAGGTCTCCAGCCTCGAGATCCGCGTCGAGACCCTCGAGAAGCAGGAAGAGCGCGTCCAGCAGCAGTTCGAGTCGCTCCAGCAGGAACTGCAGGAGATGCTCGGCGGCATGGGCGGCGGTATGGGCGGCGCAGGCGGCGCGTAA
- a CDS encoding DUF3194 domain-containing protein has protein sequence MPTDEEVVRTAAEAAEGLILSRFKQSDVEDMDVTVTFEEGVLDVDVYLNVPGEEAKSEQVAEDAALAARSAVDELFAEDEA, from the coding sequence ATGCCCACCGACGAAGAGGTCGTGCGTACGGCCGCGGAAGCGGCCGAGGGACTCATCCTCTCGCGATTCAAGCAGTCGGACGTCGAAGACATGGACGTGACCGTCACGTTCGAGGAGGGCGTCCTTGACGTGGACGTCTACCTGAACGTGCCGGGCGAGGAGGCGAAGTCGGAGCAGGTCGCCGAGGACGCCGCACTCGCGGCACGCAGTGCGGTCGACGAGCTGTTCGCCGAGGACGAGGCCTAG